A window of the Zeugodacus cucurbitae isolate PBARC_wt_2022May chromosome 4, idZeuCucr1.2, whole genome shotgun sequence genome harbors these coding sequences:
- the LOC128921815 gene encoding uncharacterized protein LOC128921815 has translation MLNDEQETPAPEQQAPMRVDTLDQGKVKLPDFVEEHTDLWFWQVEAAFEAAGIVSDRKRYYTIIGQLPTRVMYKLADFRTNPPARNEMYENLKARIINEFADSTQTKLTKLLSDLSLGDRKPSQLLAEMRTRAAATPVTDELLKQLWLRNLPEQIRAILSADEHITLVNAATMADRIMEATKDSNSFIHAVQQSPQQTVNKHPQQSAGNEPASQAILEMQRQINALSRDLRDIKWPRRDNQRRPTPTRSGSRSREHHDTCWYHYKYGTSARKCRPPCKFDRTAGSTQEDPKN, from the coding sequence atgctcaaCGACGAGCAAGAGACACCGGCTCCAGAGCAACAGGCACCAATGCGGGTGGACACGCTGGACCAAGGGAAAGTTAAGCTCCCAGATTTCGTTGAGGAACATACCGACCTATGGTTCTGGCAAGTCGAGGCGGCATTTGAAGCAGCAGGTATCGTGTCCGACAGAAAACGATACTATACCATAATTGGACAACTGCCTACGCGCGTTATGTACAAACTAGCTGATTTCCGTACCAATCCACCAGCACGCAACGAAATGTACGAAAACCTAAAGGCTCGAATCATTAACGAGTTTGCCGATAGCACACAGACCAAACTAACAAAACTCCTCAGCGACTTATCACTCGGTGACCGCAAACCGTCACAGTTGTTAGCCGAAATGCGGACAAGGGCCGCAGCTACACCGGTTACAGACGAGCTCCTAAAGCAGTTATGGCTCCGGAATCTGCCTGAACAAATACGCGCAATTCTATCCGCAGACGAGCACATAACATTGGTCAACGCAGCAACGATGGCCGATCGTATCATGGAGGCTACTAAAGACAGTAACTCATTCATACACGCCGTTCAACAAAGCCCTCAGCAGACAGTAAACAAACACCCACAGCAAAGCGCCGGCAATGAACCTGCAAGTCAAGCAATTCTAGAAATGCAACGCCAGATCAATGCGCTCTCACGGGATCTCCGAGACATCAAATGGCCACGCCGCGACAACCAACGAAGACCAACACCTACACGATCGGGTTCACGAAGTCGCGAACACCACGACACATGCTGGTATCACTACAAATACGGGACGAGCGCTCGTAAGTGCAGGCCACCATGCAAGTTTGACCGTACGGCCGGCAGCACACAGGAGGACCCAAAAAACTAG